The region TAGTTTTTGCTACAGGAGCATTTTTATTTGTTCCAGCTGCAGATTCAAGAACATATGAATTGTTTTTATTTGCTCTATTTGTTATTGGTTGTGGTTTAACAATTCTTGAAACCAGTGCAAATCCTTATGCTACTATTTTAGGTCCAGCAGAGGCTTCATCAAAAAGAATAAATTTAGCGGCTTCTTTTAATGCTTTGGCCGCTGTTGTTGCTCCATTTGTGGGTTCACTATTTATTCTCTCAGGAACGAATCATACAAAAGAACAAATGGCTGCAATGCCGGAGACTGAAAAAGCAGCTTATTTATTAGGTGAAGCTCAGGCTGTGAAAATGCCGTATATTGTTTTGGGAACTGTATTGGTTTTAGTAGCTATAGCTTTTTATTTCATGCACCTTCCTTCTATGAAACCAAAGCATACGGAAGTTGAAGTTAAGCCTGGTTTTTTCTCTGTTTTAAAATTTAGACATTTAACATGGGCTGTTGTAGCACAGTTTTTCTATGTTGGAGCACAAGTATGTGTTACTAGTTTCTTTATAAGAATTGCTCAGCAAGGAGCAGGTTTAGATGAAAAAACTGCTGCTTTTTATTTAGGAGGTTATGGTTTTTTATTTATGGCAGGACGTTTTATTGGCACTTTCTTTTTAAAGTTTGTAAAAGATTACGTTTTACTTTCGATTTACTGCGTTATATCCGCTCTTCTTTCTCTAGTAGCTATATACGGATCAGGAATGGGAGTTCTTTACGCTCTTGGAGGAATCGGGTTCTTTATGTCAATTATGTTCCCTACTATTTTCTCTTTAGGAATTAAAGGTTTAAAATCGAATACAGAAACAGGTTCTTCCTGGTTGGTTATGTCGATCGTTGGAGGTGCTATTATTCCTTACGGAATGGGAACTTTGATTGATATGAATCATGATGATATTCAGTCTGGATATGTTATTCCTTTAGTTTGTTTCTTGATTATTCTTTCTTTTGGCGCTATTGGACATAAAGTAAAAACGATTTCGGAATAGTTTTTTAGCCATAGATTATTTGGATTAAAAGGATTCTTTTAGCCACGAATTACATGAATTAGCACAAATCTATTTTAAAAATATCAATTGCCTCCGGCTTTAGCTGGAGGTTTTTTGTTTATGCAAATAAAAGGC is a window of Flavobacterium crocinum DNA encoding:
- the fucP gene encoding L-fucose:H+ symporter permease, which encodes MQITNQAGDQHDAPLETGNGTVNYKVPFILITSLFFLWGMAHNLDSVLIPHLKKACELNNSQSTLIDTSVFFAYFIMAIPAGMLIKRFGYKTSIIVGLLVFATGAFLFVPAADSRTYELFLFALFVIGCGLTILETSANPYATILGPAEASSKRINLAASFNALAAVVAPFVGSLFILSGTNHTKEQMAAMPETEKAAYLLGEAQAVKMPYIVLGTVLVLVAIAFYFMHLPSMKPKHTEVEVKPGFFSVLKFRHLTWAVVAQFFYVGAQVCVTSFFIRIAQQGAGLDEKTAAFYLGGYGFLFMAGRFIGTFFLKFVKDYVLLSIYCVISALLSLVAIYGSGMGVLYALGGIGFFMSIMFPTIFSLGIKGLKSNTETGSSWLVMSIVGGAIIPYGMGTLIDMNHDDIQSGYVIPLVCFLIILSFGAIGHKVKTISE